A genomic segment from Bos taurus isolate L1 Dominette 01449 registration number 42190680 breed Hereford chromosome 1, ARS-UCD2.0, whole genome shotgun sequence encodes:
- the RTP1 gene encoding receptor-transporting protein 1, with protein sequence MRIFRPWRLRCPALHLPSLPVFSLKWSLPSLAPDETMCKSVTTDEWKKIFYEKMEEAKPADSWDLIIDPNLKHNVLAPGWKQYLELHASGRFHCSWCWHTWQSPHLVILFHMYLDRAQRAGSVRMRVFKQLCYECGTARLDESSMLEENIECLVDNLITSLREQCYGERGGQYRIHVASRQDTRRHRGEFCEACQEGIVHWKPSEKLLEEEATTYTFSRAPSPTKPQAEEGSGCNFFSIPWCLFWATVLLLIIYLQFSFRSSV encoded by the exons ATGAGGATTTTTAGACCGTGGAGACTGCGCTGCCCTGCCCTGCACCTGCCCTCACTCCCTGTGTTCTCACTCAAGTGGAGCTTGCCCTCCCTCGCCCCTGACGAGACCATGTGTAAAAGTGTGACCACAGATGAATGGAAGAAAATCTTCTATGAGAAGATGGAGGAGGCAAAGCCAGCGGACAGCTGGGACCTCATCATAGATCCCAACCTCAAGCACAATGTGCTAGCTCCAGGCTGGAAGCAGTACCTGGAGTTGCATGCTTCAGGCAG GTTCCACTGTTCCTGGTGCTGGCACACCTGGCAGTCGCCCCACTTGGTCATCCTCTTCCACATGTACCTGGACCGCGCCCAGCGGGCGGGCTCGGTGCGCATGCGCGTCTTCAAGCAGCTGTGCTATGAGTGCGGCACGGCGCGGCTGGACGAGTCGAGCATGTTGGAGGAGAACATCGAATGCCTCGTGGACAATCTCATCACCAGCCTGCGCGAGCAGTGCTACGGAGAGCGCGGCGGCCAGTACCGCATCCACGTGGCCAGCCGCCAAGATACCCGGCGGCACCGCGGCGAGTTCTGCGAGGCCTGCCAGGAGGGCATTGTGCACTGGAAGCCCAGCGAGaagctcctggaggaggaggcgaCCACCTATACCTTCTCCCGGGCGCCCAGCCCCACCAAGCCGCAGGCCGAGGAGGGTTCTGGCTGCAATTTCTTCTCCATCCCCTGGTGCTTGTTTTGGGCCACGGTCCTGCTGCTGATCATCTACCTGCAGTTCTCCTTCCGCAGCTCCGTCTAA